The following proteins are encoded in a genomic region of Vigna radiata var. radiata cultivar VC1973A unplaced genomic scaffold, Vradiata_ver6 scaffold_7, whole genome shotgun sequence:
- the LOC106753778 gene encoding cystinosin homolog: protein MASWNSFELEVVYEALGWFAFVSWSISFYPQVILNFRRRSVVGLNFDFVLLNLTKHSTYLIYNASLYFSSAIQKQYFDKYGYGQMIPVAANDVAFSIHAVLLTAITLFQIAIYERGSQKVSKVSIGIVSVAWLIAAVCFFIALSNHSWLWLISIFNTIQVTMTVIKYIPQAVMNFLRKSTDGFSIGNILLDLSGGVANYGQMVVQSIDQNSWVNFYGNIGKVLLSLVSVFFDIIFIIQHYILYAGNKSSKSDTTTEHEDQIREHLVRPSDQSPPENA, encoded by the exons ATGGCTTCGTGGAATTCGTTTGAACTCGAAGTTGTGTACGAGGCTCTGGGTTGGTTCGCTTTCGTTTCCTGGTCCATCAGTTTCTACCCTCAAGTCATCTTGAATTTTCGCAGGAGGAG tgtggTTGGGCTCAACTTCGATTTCGTGCTACTGAATCTGACCAAGCACAGTACCTATCTCATATACAACGCTTCTCTCTACTTCAGCTCTGCTATTCAGAAGCAATACTTCGATAAATACGGTTATGGACAG ATGATACCTGTGGCTGCAAATGATGTTGCTTTCTCCATCCATGCTGTTCTACTGACGGCAATCACGTTGTTCCAGATTGCAATCTATGAA CGTGGGAGTCAGAAAGTGTCCAAAGTTTCTATTGGAATTGTCTCTGTTGCTTGGCTTATTGCAGCAGTTTGTTTCTTTATTGCTTTGTCAAATCATTCCTGGCTTTGGCTTATCTCCATATTCAA CACAATTCAAGTAACTATGACTGTTATAAAGTACATTCCTCAG GCAGTTATGAACTTCCTGAGAAAAAGTACTGATGGCTTCAGCATTGGTAACATTCTACTTGATCTTTCTGGAGGAGTAGCAAACTATGGACAGATGGTTGTGCAATCAATAGATCAAA ATTCATGGGTCAACTTCTACGGGAATATAGGAAAAGTGTTACTATCTCTG GTGTCTGTATTCTTCGACATTATCTTCATTATTCAACATTATATTCTTTATGCTGGAAACAAATCCTCCAAATCGGATACCACTACGGAGCATGAAGATCAAATCAGAGAGCACCTTGTCAGACCTTCTGATCAATCACCACCAGAGAATGCGTAA
- the LOC106753848 gene encoding cystinosin homolog isoform X2, which translates to MAAWNSVPLHVSYEVMGWFAFASWSISFYPQVILNFRRKSVVGLNFDFVLLNFTKHSSYLIYNASLYISSTVQKQYRNKYGQKERGSQKVSKIAYGILLVTWTSAAVCFFVALHNHNWLWLISIFSDIQVCMTVIKYIPQAVMNFMRKSTEGWSIVNILLDFSGSVANYAQMSMQSIDQHSWVNFYGNIGKLLLSLVSVFFDIIFMCQHYLLYPVKTRKLEASPEHDNAKSSDRPFENA; encoded by the exons ATGGCTGCTTGGAATTCAGTTCCGCTGCATGTCTCCTATGAAGTTATGGGTTGGTTTGCTTTTGCTTCCTGGTCCATCAGTTTCTACCCGCAAGTCATCTTGAACTTTCGCAGAAAAAG TGTGGTGGGCTTGAACTTTGATTTCGTGTTGCTGAATTTCACGAAACACTCTTCCTATCTCATATACAATGCATCTCTGTACATCAGCTCTACTGTTCAGAAACAGTACAGAAACAAATATGGTCAGAAAGAG CGGGGAAGTCAGAAGGTCTCTAAAATCGCATATGGAATTCTCCTTGTTACATGGACCTCTGCAGCAGTCTGTTTCTTTGTAGCATTGCACAATCATAACTGGCTCTGGCTAATCTCAATCTTCTC TGACATTCAAGTTTGTATGACGGTTATAAAATACATTCCCCAG GCAGTGATGAACTTTATGAGAAAAAGTACAGAAGGCTGGAGCATTGTTAACATTCTACTCGACTTTTCTGGCTCCGTAGCTAACTATGCTCAAATGTCTATGCAATCAATCGATCAAC ATTCTTGGGTGAACTTCTATGGAAATATAGGGAAACTGCTGCTATCTCtg GTGTCTGTATTCTTTGACATCATTTTCATGTGCCAACATTATCTGTTATATCCTGTGAAGACACGAAAATTAGAGGCATCTCCTGAACATGATAATGCCAAGTCTTCAGATAGACCATTCGAGAATGCCTAA
- the LOC106753848 gene encoding cystinosin homolog isoform X1, producing MAAWNSVPLHVSYEVMGWFAFASWSISFYPQVILNFRRKSVVGLNFDFVLLNFTKHSSYLIYNASLYISSTVQKQYRNKYGQKEMIPVAANDVAFSVHAVLLTAISLFQIAVYDRGSQKVSKIAYGILLVTWTSAAVCFFVALHNHNWLWLISIFSDIQVCMTVIKYIPQAVMNFMRKSTEGWSIVNILLDFSGSVANYAQMSMQSIDQHSWVNFYGNIGKLLLSLVSVFFDIIFMCQHYLLYPVKTRKLEASPEHDNAKSSDRPFENA from the exons ATGGCTGCTTGGAATTCAGTTCCGCTGCATGTCTCCTATGAAGTTATGGGTTGGTTTGCTTTTGCTTCCTGGTCCATCAGTTTCTACCCGCAAGTCATCTTGAACTTTCGCAGAAAAAG TGTGGTGGGCTTGAACTTTGATTTCGTGTTGCTGAATTTCACGAAACACTCTTCCTATCTCATATACAATGCATCTCTGTACATCAGCTCTACTGTTCAGAAACAGTACAGAAACAAATATGGTCAGAAAGAG ATGATACCTGTGGCAGCAAATGATGTTGCTTTTTCAGTCCATGCTGTTTTGCTGACAGCAATTTCCTTGTTCCAGATTGCTGTATATGAT CGGGGAAGTCAGAAGGTCTCTAAAATCGCATATGGAATTCTCCTTGTTACATGGACCTCTGCAGCAGTCTGTTTCTTTGTAGCATTGCACAATCATAACTGGCTCTGGCTAATCTCAATCTTCTC TGACATTCAAGTTTGTATGACGGTTATAAAATACATTCCCCAG GCAGTGATGAACTTTATGAGAAAAAGTACAGAAGGCTGGAGCATTGTTAACATTCTACTCGACTTTTCTGGCTCCGTAGCTAACTATGCTCAAATGTCTATGCAATCAATCGATCAAC ATTCTTGGGTGAACTTCTATGGAAATATAGGGAAACTGCTGCTATCTCtg GTGTCTGTATTCTTTGACATCATTTTCATGTGCCAACATTATCTGTTATATCCTGTGAAGACACGAAAATTAGAGGCATCTCCTGAACATGATAATGCCAAGTCTTCAGATAGACCATTCGAGAATGCCTAA
- the LOC106753848 gene encoding cystinosin homolog isoform X3 encodes MAAWNSVPLHVSYEVMGWFAFASWSISFYPQVILNFRRKSVVGLNFDFVLLNFTKHSSYLIYNASLYISSTVQKQYRNKYGQKEMIPVAANDVAFSVHAVLLTAISLFQIAVYDRGSQKVSKIAYGILLVTWTSAAVCFFVALHNHNWLWLISIFSDIQVCMTVIKYIPQAVMNFMRKSTEGWSIVNILLDFSGSVANYAQMSMQSIDQRVCIL; translated from the exons ATGGCTGCTTGGAATTCAGTTCCGCTGCATGTCTCCTATGAAGTTATGGGTTGGTTTGCTTTTGCTTCCTGGTCCATCAGTTTCTACCCGCAAGTCATCTTGAACTTTCGCAGAAAAAG TGTGGTGGGCTTGAACTTTGATTTCGTGTTGCTGAATTTCACGAAACACTCTTCCTATCTCATATACAATGCATCTCTGTACATCAGCTCTACTGTTCAGAAACAGTACAGAAACAAATATGGTCAGAAAGAG ATGATACCTGTGGCAGCAAATGATGTTGCTTTTTCAGTCCATGCTGTTTTGCTGACAGCAATTTCCTTGTTCCAGATTGCTGTATATGAT CGGGGAAGTCAGAAGGTCTCTAAAATCGCATATGGAATTCTCCTTGTTACATGGACCTCTGCAGCAGTCTGTTTCTTTGTAGCATTGCACAATCATAACTGGCTCTGGCTAATCTCAATCTTCTC TGACATTCAAGTTTGTATGACGGTTATAAAATACATTCCCCAG GCAGTGATGAACTTTATGAGAAAAAGTACAGAAGGCTGGAGCATTGTTAACATTCTACTCGACTTTTCTGGCTCCGTAGCTAACTATGCTCAAATGTCTATGCAATCAATCGATCAAC GTGTCTGTATTCTTTGA